A stretch of Rhododendron vialii isolate Sample 1 chromosome 4a, ASM3025357v1 DNA encodes these proteins:
- the LOC131323910 gene encoding F-box protein CPR1-like has translation MDYQAPNPTVAELEMPGKSAGVKIWGSCNGVLLVDINGELSLWNPSIRMYQKIPRPKFTRCSIMYALGYDSINDDFKVVAAVQAVPPTSDVVHVFSSKLSSWKSIGDFGYSCRLYGRGSVLNGAPHWFASGSTDIDVCYFHIACFDVMEEKFKEEYGVKESWTKLFVVSNVPPNVPGEPFFEFCTLLCFTKDGEFVLRLRLGASMKLAIYNPKQKTYKRIGMPQNWKGFDVDLYVESLVSPLGCNSTRRY, from the exons ATGGACTACCAAGCACCCAATCCCACCGTAGCTGAGCTCGAAATGCCCGGTAAGTCTGCTGGTGTTAAAATTTGGGGCTCTTGCAATGGAGTGTTACTCGTAGATAttaatggggagttaagtttatGGAACCCATCAATTAGAATGTATCAGAAAATTCCACGACCTAAGTTCACCCGTTGTTCGATAATGTATGCGCTTGGTTACGACTCTATTAACGATGATTTCAAGGTTGTTGCGGCTGTTCAGGCTGTTCCCCCTACAAGTGATGTTGTTCATGTGTTCAGTTCTAAACTAAGCTCATGGAAGAGCATTGGAGACTTTGGTTACTCTTGTCGTCTTTATGGGCGAGGGAGTGTTCTGAATGGGGCACCGCATTGGTTTGCGAGTGGAAGCACCGATATCGATGTATGTTATTTCCATATTGCTTGTTTTGATGTTATGGAAGAGAAATTCAAGGAG GAATATGGCGTGAAAGAATCTTGGACCAAGTTGTTTGTTGTATCAAATGTGCCACCAAATGTGCCAGGAGAGCCGTTTTTCGAATTCTGTACGCTGCTGTGTTTCACGAAGGATGGAGAGTTTGTATTGAGGTTGAGGTTAGGGGCGTCGATGAAGTTAGCGATCtacaatccaaaacaaaaaacttacaAGAGGATTGGGATGCCTCAGAATTGGAAGGGATTTGATGTTGATTTATACGTGGAGAGTCTTGTTTCACCTCTGGGCTGCAACAGCACTAGAAGGTACTGA